A region of the Corticium candelabrum chromosome 4, ooCorCand1.1, whole genome shotgun sequence genome:
AACCTTACTTGTTTACTGGCAGATACCATCTATATGATCAACGTCACGTGATGAGATAGATTTATTGATGGAGTGGAGATAATTTATTACTACTGGCAAACCTGTTTCAACAGCTTGGCTCTGAGCTTGAACCGTGATCCACCGTGAATGGCTGCATAGATTGTACGATAAAAACTGTGAAAGTCTTGATCTTCAGGAGATTTCTCCTCCCACTGTTGCAATAGATCCTAAATATCATAAACCAGTCGATTGTCGTAATTGATTTACTTTATCGACCAACATCGACCATGATTCGTTTTTCTTTTTTCTGCAGACGTTCACATTTCAGTTGTAGAGTCTGATTCTCGGTCTTCAACTGAGACAGCAGCTCATCGTGGTTAGGATCACCTTGGACATTCGATACACGACGAGAAATCATCGGAGACATGGAACTTCCTGCTTGCAGATGCTCCATTTTTCGCAATTCCTGCTCAATAGGAAatactacaaacacaacaaagtaCATATAATACACATGTAGATAGATACCTTTGTTGTCATTTTCGCCAGTCGTTGGTCAGGCAGCGTGTCTTCTTGAAGGCCATACACAGAAAATGTAATACATCCTGATTCAAAGTACTCCAAAGTGTTGGTATCCATAGTATCAATTGTGACCAAATGTGAATGATTAAATTCTGGAGTCAACGTGTCCTTCACTAGTTCTGTTTGAATAGATTCGGGTCGCCCTCGAATAAAGTACGAACACCGAATGCCTCTGGAAAATCGAGGCTTCTCAATCTCTGCACAACGAATGAATATCTaacaaccacacaaacaactgTTACGATTTGCTCTTGTCTGATCAAACGTTACTGCCTTAAAATGAAACGGTTTTCCAATAAGCTCAGACGAATTTTCAACAAATGCTTCTTCATCTAGCAGTGCCTTTCCTGACTGATTTGTTGGTGTTACAGCAACAACCAACGTGCCCTCTTGTTGTCCCTAGTTAAAGACATCTCATACATCATACAACAACGACTAAAGGTACAGACTATAGTGGTACTACTTTGCCATTATACATCACAAAAATTAAGTCAATGACCTTGTAGTCTCGCACAGCAACTATGTCATCGAAATCCAGTGCAAATGACAAGTTCTGTAAAAACACATTAGCTGTTCCAATCAAGATGTCTTCAATTGGCTCCCAGAAAGGATCTTCTTCTCGTTTAATAGCAGCCATTTCTTCAGGATTATCCAGAAACTTTTCATACATATCctattatatattttgttgTCAAGAGACACGTAAAACAATGATACACACGGTCGTACTTGAATAAGGAATCGTCTGTTCATAAACTTTCCTACGTCCCAAAGCCACACGTTGCTGTTCATAAGGTTTTTCATTTTGACCATCACTCTACAGCAATGATCACCACAACATGTTCAACTCCATGTCTGTCTAGTTAAAATGATCTCCTAACTTAGGCTTTGTTCCTTTGCCTTCTTGTGCTGCCGCTGATAAGATGATTACTTCGAACGCCCTAGTCATGAGCTATAATGTCTAATACTgataaacaacaaatgccaGAAAACTTGCTTATGTTTGTTCAATTCTTCACTTATGGCATTCACTTGGCTGACAAGTGGCAACAGTTCAATGACTTGTTCTTGTGctatttgttggtctgttaACACAATACATACAGCTAGTCCTCGTTCACTAAGATTAAATGCTTGTAAGAAGTTTGCCTCTTGGCAAGCCTGTTGACACTTTTGTCTGAAAGCCCTTGGCTTCTGCAATTTCCTTCTGAGCAAACTCCCATGTAATCTCATCAGGAACATTTTCATCTACCTGACTGGTGTTCTTTGGATTCATGAACACATACATGTGATTACCAGATCCTGCACAATTACACATAATAAaaacaatcaacaaaaaagcacacaaacaataacataAATAGCAAAATTGGTTGACTAAGTAACAGTTGTATTTCAATATTCACTGCACAACATAATTCACAGAATaatcaaagtgtgtgtgtgtgtgtgtgtgtgtgtgtgtgtgtgtgtgtgtgtgtgtctgtgtgtgtgtgtgtgtgtgtgtgtgtgtgtgtgtgtgtctgtgtgtgtgtgtgtgtgtgtctgtgtgtgtgtgtctgtgtgtgtgtgtgtgtgcgtgtgtgcatgcgtgtgtgtgtgtgtgtgtgtgtgtgtgtgtgtgtgtgtgtgtgtgtcatacaATTTTaaaatgcacacaaacataaacaaaacaccTACCAAACAAAACTCTATCCTTGTGTTCCAGCACACGTTCTCCCGTTAGTGGACGTCCATTGACCACAGTCTTGGCATCCCTGCATGGCCGTATTGTAACCTCCATACCCATTACTGTAATCACTGCATGCATCTTCTGAATgctacataatacatacaatCAGCTTGTATAAATCATAAACCTCAAACAGTTTGTTACTTAAGGCCAGACAGTGCTAGATTCGGAGGAGGATCAGCATTCCTTCTGCCAACTGTCATCTCTCCTGTGTATTGACTGCTTAGCAATCTACTGTAGTTATGTTGAACAAGTGCCTGTACCTTCATTTAAGATGTGAACCACTACTCCTGACAGCATCGGGTCTTCATTCAGATTAACCAGATGGGGTTGTGACTCTCGCTGCTTTTGTTGATTTAATACCTCCAGTTGCTTAGCATCGTATTCTATTCTTGTTTGCCTCAGCTGCAAACACAACAAGAAAATTATGCAAtgataaacaaaaatgaaaagtATTTAACAAATAAACTGACAACATGCAGACATCCAACAAAGAGAATGACAAACGTCAGAAATGGTGGAAGAATGAAATAaccaaaacaacaaataaaagaaaaacaaaacagTGAGAAGGAAATGAAGAACATAAACAGAAAAAAGAAAAACCAAAtaacaaaaagaaacaagtAAAAAGACAAAACCAGAAAAAAACACTGTTAGTAattcatttgtatgtttgtgtgcatgtgtagttcTAACGGTAGGATATTTTTAGTATTACCTTGCCCCTGATGGAACTATGGCATATTATTTGATGTGATTGAAATACATCATCCATTCACTCATTCACAAGGGATGAGAAGGAGGTGCAAAGCAGAAGGGGGAAGGAAGAGAGAAGGtgaaacaaaaataataagAGAAGAAGTGGGAGGCCAAAATAGGTGACACTAAATAAGATAGTGAAATAGACAATCATGACCTTCTCATCATGACTCTCTGACAAGTCGCCTAGCATGTACTGATTTGCAGCAAGCTGCGCTTTCAACTCCTCCTCCAACTCTCTTCGCAAGCGCTCACGTTCTACACACAGCCACTCTCACAATCCAACGAACCGACATTTATAATCCAAAATCCCACCTTTTGCATCTATGCCGGTAGCCATTACCAAAGTTCCACCATCCAACTGTCTCTTTAGCTTGTCGTTTTCTGCCCGTAGTTCACGTATCAGTCTGTCCAGCGGACTCTCGTTCACAACAGCCCTAGTCTTAATCTTCTTTGCACGATCAGCATAACTTCATTGAAGCACAAAAACCAATCATTCATACAACAACCTACTGTGTTACAGCTACATAAATGTAtgaagcaacacaacacaatgtccACAAATGTTGGAAAACatattgttagttaatatcaacaaattcTGCTTGCTCTGACAAAGTTAGCAATACAGAATTCATCAGTTAGATTCCATTTTCTGTCATTGTAAACATGAAATACTATCTTtacattttgtatttaatattCTTTCGCACCTCAATAAACGTGCAGTACAGTTAATTTAAATTCATTTCATCATATGTTACTAAAATGTTGTTTATTCAAAGATCCTAGATGCAATTTGAAGAATGTGCTGCTAGCTTCAAAACAAACCCACATGCTACCTTTCTACTCACTTTAGTAACAACACTACTAAAACACTTACCGCAGTGTTCCTAATGTTTCATCATAGTTGATGTCAGCAGGTGATAACGCTGCAATCATAACAGTTTTGctataaaacaatcaaatacaatacagtacCAATTCAAATTGAAGTTGTTAGCCAGTAACCTGTTTCCTCCTAAAGCATTTTTCAAAAGCTTTGTTAAGATGGAGTCTCTGTACGGAACAAGAACTTTCTTCTTTCCAGCAGCTTCTTCAGCTAATGCCTtaaaaaacaacacaaaaattcGTGAATACTGGTACACAAACACCTGTACCCACAATGGATACGAAAGCAAAAGTAAGAAGCTGCCTGATTAAGTCATGCCCCAGCACCATAACTGCATGGGCTCCTGTGTGCTaactctgggcctgtgctGAGAATCTCCTGCAACTGGGCCAGATACTCACTAACATGCAACACAAACCAAGGTGTGAACACCTGAAGTTCCATCTGGAATCTCAGTATATTTGCTGTTTGCCCACTCCCtccactcactcacccacacatgtgcatgtgcacacacacacacacacacacacacacacacacacacacacacacacacacacacacatgtatttGCATACAACTCAACTCACAGATATAACATTTCCAAGTGACGACAAACTTTTGTTGATGTTTGCACCTTCTTTCAAACGATCACCTGTCGCACCCGTACTATCAGCTCGTTCGCTCCCTGACATCACACAACGCCGTTTATTTACACTCAAGCCACTGCCCGTCCACTCTGTTTGCTCACCTGCCAAGTCAACGAGATTAATCATGCTGCTCTTCTTCGTTTCCTGTCCAGCTTCGTTCTTCACAATCTGGTCAAACATGATTGTAACAACAGTGTGTGCACGGCTGCTCGTTGCATTCATGTTGGTAGAAGCTACAGTTCTGTTTGCAGTGCCTGCATCAAACAAACTCGACAGTAAAGCCACCCAGCATCACAGTTTACATGTACATAAACAGAGAGCTAGATTACAAATGTACACAAAATGCAAAACAATATAAACTCACTGTAAGCACAACAGAATAGGCTATCACTGCTAAAACATAATTCATCACTCATAAATGATCACGATCAatctaatttattgaaatgtatCTGAAGCTGCTTGTCTTATATATCTGCTGCTACGCTGTGCTAAATGCTACTACAGTGACCAATTAATGGTAACGTCTCACTTCTGAACGACATCATTGTATCTAGATTTTTGTGCTTTGATGTTTTGCTGTAGTTGTCAACCTCTATGGCATACTATAAAGCTAGTCTACTTAGTTTATGGAAACATTCCTACAATGTCAAGAtcacaagtgtcacaacttcACACCTAAACTGCATTTCATGTGTCTAGtagtcatgtgtgtgtgtgtgtgtgtgtgtgtgtgtgtgtgtgtgtgtgtgtgtgtgtgtgtgtgtgtgtgtgtgtgtgtgtgtgtgtgtgtgtgtgtgtgtgtgtgtgtgtgtgtgtgtgtgtgtgcgtgtgtggtgtgtgtgtgtgtgtgtgtgtgtgtgtgtgtgtgtgtgtgtgtgtgtgtgtgtgtgtgtgtgtgtgtgtgtgtgtgtgtgtgtgtgtgtgtgtgtgtgtgtgtgtgtgtgtgtgtgtgtgtgtgtgtgtgttatcaaGAGATAACAGAACCCAATGAGTGACTGTATacagagaaagaaaagaaagagaaaaatgGTCTCAACAGCTCTAATACAGCTCTCAGTACATGTATTAatagtatactgtacagtagttCTACAGGTAAGTCTAAATAAGTGAATAAATGTATCATTCTATAGTAGGTATATCTTACCTTCCTCCATTCTTTTCTCAATTTCCCTGTAGCTTCCAACAGGAACTCTCTTGAGATCTTGGACATAGAACAGTCCCAGTTTAGGATTTTGACGTACTTGAAGGCCTCCTTTAGGACAGGTTTTATTGAGGAGATCCCGCACCTGCTCGTTGTAGATTTCCAACATGCTAAATGTAACTGCATTTTTCTATGACACAAATCAAGGTGCTCATATCAGTCAAAGCAAAATCcatagtacacacacacacacacacacac
Encoded here:
- the LOC134179010 gene encoding kinesin-like protein KIF28 isoform X2, with amino-acid sequence MTSESVKVAVRVRPFNAREKERNAKLVVEMEQNMTIIRDPDNEGAEPKKFAFDYSYWSHDGFHTDENGVFMPVTAKYADQSRVFKDLGQGVLDNAFQGFNCSLFAYGQTGSGKSYSMVGYGANKGIVPMTCDELFKTIEANKPTSSTKNAVTFSMLEIYNEQVRDLLNKTCPKGGLQVRQNPKLGLFYVQDLKRVPVGSYREIEKRMEEGTANRTVASTNMNATSSRAHTVVTIMFDQIVKNEAGQETKKSSMINLVDLAGSERADSTGATGDRLKEGANINKSLSSLGNVISALAEEAAGKKKVLVPYRDSILTKLLKNALGGNSKTVMIAALSPADINYDETLGTLRYADRAKKIKTRAVVNESPLDRLIRELRAENDKLKRQLDGGTLVMATGIDAKERERLRRELEEELKAQLAANQYMLGDLSESHDEKLRQTRIEYDAKQLEVLNQQKQRESQPHLVNLNEDPMLSGVVVHILNEGEMTVGRRNADPPPNLALSGLNIQKMHAVITVMGMEVTIRPCRDAKTVVNGRPLTGERVLEHKDRVLFGSGNHMYVFMNPKNTSQVDENVPDEITWEFAQKEIAEAKGFQTKVSTGLPRDQQIAQEQVIELLPLVSQVNAISEELNKHKAFEVIILSAAAQEGKGTKPKVMVKMKNLMNSNVWLWDVGKFMNRRFLIQDMYEKFLDNPEEMAAIKREEDPFWEPIEDILIGTANVFLQNLSFALDFDDIVAVRDYKGQQEGTLVVAVTPTNQSGKALLDEEAFVENSSELIGKPFHFKIFIRCAEIEKPRFSRGIRCSYFIRGRPESIQTELVKDTLTPEFNHSHLVTIDTMDTNTLEYFESGCITFSVYGLQEDTLPDQRLAKMTTKELRKMEHLQAGSSMSPMISRRVSNVQGDPNHDELLSQLKTENQTLQLKCERLQKKEKRIMDLLQQWEEKSPEDQDFHSFYRTIYAAIHGGSRFKLRAKLLKQMVSASKQVRLKSTSSTSSTTGADTDHANASNGQNVEQHVEGSKTCTVQ
- the LOC134179010 gene encoding kinesin-like protein KIF28 isoform X1, translated to MTSESVKVAVRVRPFNAREKERNAKLVVEMEQNMTIIRDPDNEGAEPKKFAFDYSYWYVSVCVAVVFCSRDDIVVVVWRSHDGFHTDENGVFMPVTAKYADQSRVFKDLGQGVLDNAFQGFNCSLFAYGQTGSGKSYSMVGYGANKGIVPMTCDELFKTIEANKPTSSTKNAVTFSMLEIYNEQVRDLLNKTCPKGGLQVRQNPKLGLFYVQDLKRVPVGSYREIEKRMEEGTANRTVASTNMNATSSRAHTVVTIMFDQIVKNEAGQETKKSSMINLVDLAGSERADSTGATGDRLKEGANINKSLSSLGNVISALAEEAAGKKKVLVPYRDSILTKLLKNALGGNSKTVMIAALSPADINYDETLGTLRYADRAKKIKTRAVVNESPLDRLIRELRAENDKLKRQLDGGTLVMATGIDAKERERLRRELEEELKAQLAANQYMLGDLSESHDEKLRQTRIEYDAKQLEVLNQQKQRESQPHLVNLNEDPMLSGVVVHILNEGEMTVGRRNADPPPNLALSGLNIQKMHAVITVMGMEVTIRPCRDAKTVVNGRPLTGERVLEHKDRVLFGSGNHMYVFMNPKNTSQVDENVPDEITWEFAQKEIAEAKGFQTKVSTGLPRDQQIAQEQVIELLPLVSQVNAISEELNKHKAFEVIILSAAAQEGKGTKPKVMVKMKNLMNSNVWLWDVGKFMNRRFLIQDMYEKFLDNPEEMAAIKREEDPFWEPIEDILIGTANVFLQNLSFALDFDDIVAVRDYKGQQEGTLVVAVTPTNQSGKALLDEEAFVENSSELIGKPFHFKIFIRCAEIEKPRFSRGIRCSYFIRGRPESIQTELVKDTLTPEFNHSHLVTIDTMDTNTLEYFESGCITFSVYGLQEDTLPDQRLAKMTTKELRKMEHLQAGSSMSPMISRRVSNVQGDPNHDELLSQLKTENQTLQLKCERLQKKEKRIMDLLQQWEEKSPEDQDFHSFYRTIYAAIHGGSRFKLRAKLLKQMVSASKQVRLKSTSSTSSTTGADTDHANASNGQNVEQHVEGSKTCTVQ